The nucleotide sequence TAAACGGAGCTGGAAAGACCACTACTATTGGCAAGCTAGCAAGTCAGTTTACTAAAAAAGGTTTGAAAGTAGTATTAGGTGCTGCTGATACTTTCCGCGCCGCTGCGATTGACCAACTACAAGTGTGGGCAGACCGTACCGGAGTGCCAATGATTAAACAGCAGTTAGGTAGCGATCCTGCTTCGGTAGCCTATGATACCCTTAGTTCGGCGGTAAAACAAAATGCTGATGTAGTAATTATTGATACAGCAGGACGCTTGCACAATAAAATCAATCTAATGAACGAGCTTTCTAAAATCAAGCGCGTGATGCAGAAAGTCATTCCTGATGCACCTCACGAAGTGCTGTTAGTACTCGATGGTTCTACTGGACAAAATGCCTTTGAGCAAGCTAAAGAATTTACCAAAGCCACTGAAGTAACCGCTTTGGCTGTTACTAAATTGGACGGTACTGCCAAGGGAGGTGTGGTAATAGGCATCTCTGACCAATTTCAGATTCCTGTAAAATACATAGGAGTAGGAGAAGGTATAGACGACTTACAAATTTTTAACAAATATGAGTTCGTAGATTCTTTCTTTAAAGAATAACAACTTCAAAACTAAAATGAGTAATTAATTAACATTGTACTAAAAGCGAACCTTTATTGTATCGGTCATCGCATAAGCTTGGCAGGTGAGAATATAACCTTGGGATACTTCTTCTTCGCTGAGGGTTTCATTCTTAGCCATTTTGGCTTCTCCCTCCTCTACCCTACCGATACAGCTACTACACACGCCGTTCAGGCAAGAGTAAGGTGCATCGTAGCCACGTAAGAGTGCCGAACTGAGAAGTGTTTGGTTGCGCGCACTCTCAAAGCTGTGTGTCTGTCCGTTAAGTTCAAGAGTAATGGCAACATTGCCTTGTAGGGTGCTGTAATCTATCTCAGC is from Capnocytophaga ochracea DSM 7271 and encodes:
- the ftsY gene encoding signal recognition particle-docking protein FtsY; translation: MALQFLKNIFSKEKKETLDKGLEKSKNSFFDRLGKALVGKSKVDEEVLDDLEEVLIASDVGVNTTLKIIDRIETRVAKDKYLNTSELNTILREEIAGLLSETHTGEATDFTLPSEKKPYVMMVVGVNGAGKTTTIGKLASQFTKKGLKVVLGAADTFRAAAIDQLQVWADRTGVPMIKQQLGSDPASVAYDTLSSAVKQNADVVIIDTAGRLHNKINLMNELSKIKRVMQKVIPDAPHEVLLVLDGSTGQNAFEQAKEFTKATEVTALAVTKLDGTAKGGVVIGISDQFQIPVKYIGVGEGIDDLQIFNKYEFVDSFFKE